A single genomic interval of Osmia lignaria lignaria isolate PbOS001 chromosome 9, iyOsmLign1, whole genome shotgun sequence harbors:
- the LOC117611928 gene encoding uncharacterized protein LOC117611928 isoform X1 codes for MELLHKEKKRKEQRKWKRSAEEDGRREMEGGNSVKKEEGSMANDIKEKRQRIRVNLEAANAEKPTEVRAFSAYEWRRELFVTRGKNDGRREDKRIRITVICRQCRAIICHDL; via the exons ATGGAACTGTTGCACAAAGAAAA AAAGAGGAAGGAACAGAGGAAGTGGAAGAGATCCGCGGAGGAAGACGGAAGGAGAGAGATGGAAGGCGGGAATAGCGTAAAGAAGGAAGAGGGTTCGATGGCGAACGACATCAAAGAGAAGCGACAACGGATACGCGTAAACCTCGAAGCTGCAAATGCCGAAAAACCGACAGAAGTTCGAG CTTTCAGCGCATACGAGTGGAGGAGAGAGTTGTTCGTAACGCGAGGGAAAAATGATGGACGCCGTGAAGACAAACGGATACGGATCACCGTGATTTGTCGGCAGTGCAGAGCGATCATTTGTCACGACCTTTAA
- the LOC117611928 gene encoding uncharacterized protein LOC117611928 isoform X2 yields MELLHKEKKRKEQRKWKRSAEEDGRREMEGGNSVKKEEGSMANDIKEKRQRIRVNLEAANAEKPTEVRDFLFSSFQRIRVEERVVRNAREK; encoded by the exons ATGGAACTGTTGCACAAAGAAAA AAAGAGGAAGGAACAGAGGAAGTGGAAGAGATCCGCGGAGGAAGACGGAAGGAGAGAGATGGAAGGCGGGAATAGCGTAAAGAAGGAAGAGGGTTCGATGGCGAACGACATCAAAGAGAAGCGACAACGGATACGCGTAAACCTCGAAGCTGCAAATGCCGAAAAACCGACAGAAGTTCGAG ATTTCCTGTTCTCAAGCTTTCAGCGCATACGAGTGGAGGAGAGAGTTGTTCGTAACGCGAGGGAAAAATGA
- the LOC117611928 gene encoding uncharacterized protein LOC117611928 isoform X3, producing the protein MELLHKEKKRKEQRKWKRSAEEDGRREMEGGNSVKKEEGSMANDIKEKRQRIRVNLEAANAEKPTEVRGNRGFLRKTHQRAVDG; encoded by the exons ATGGAACTGTTGCACAAAGAAAA AAAGAGGAAGGAACAGAGGAAGTGGAAGAGATCCGCGGAGGAAGACGGAAGGAGAGAGATGGAAGGCGGGAATAGCGTAAAGAAGGAAGAGGGTTCGATGGCGAACGACATCAAAGAGAAGCGACAACGGATACGCGTAAACCTCGAAGCTGCAAATGCCGAAAAACCGACAGAAGTTCGAGGTAACCGAGGCTTTCTCAGGAAAACTCATCAAAGAGCCGTGGATGGATAA
- the LOC117602386 gene encoding uncharacterized protein LOC117602386, with product MDQTVIVPSTPRGTSVAMKNESETSLHLQDQSTVAHANSNSVVPRTSLSMTSNSNQEQSLDPLMCNPSSTELPRKPGARRQEKPPYSYIALIVMAIQSSPGKRLTLSEIYSFLQQHFPFFRGAYQGWKNSVRHNLSLNECFIKLPKGLGRPGKGHYWTIDPSTEYMFEEGSFRRRPRGFRRKCQALKPQYPQYFAGSGPVGVQPSGYENLTPGSMEYANGYQNQYQNYQEYAMYAPGAPVSADWAYPEATYKTPPIAEVTYKTTEVTYKTGEPSVYRNGEIVAFKSEPGYASRNQDQLAYKAATEGFSVKDHQHHADSVYKENDTMMTYKCPSNPVPTTQATGQDYYVGYGLAGVNNTGNNVNVAMQGIPEQTGNSSPVGNVSSPHSGCQTPVTDNGIKMQCPNSNSNSSGGGLIDRKPSYFGHPAGSVTLSSLSSLSSLNLSNIGGLSISNIPGTVSSNIHHTTTTPPTTMYYDQIKYSM from the exons ATGGATCAGACAGTGATAGTGCCGTCGACACCTCGCGGAACCAGCGTCGCCATGAAAAACGAATCGGAGACGAGTCTGCATCTCCAGGATCAATCCACCGTCGCCCATGCCAACTCCAACTCGGTGGTTCCACGAACGAGCTTGTCGATGACCAGCAACTCGAACCAAGAACAAAGTTTGGACCCACTGATGTGCAATCCATCCAGCACAGAATTACCAAGGAAGCCAGGTGCGCGTCGCCAGGAGAAACCACCCTACTCGTACATAGCGTTGATCGTAATGGCGATTCAGTCTAGTCCTGGAAAGAGATTAACCCTCTCGGAAATATACTCGTTCCTGCAACAACACTTCCCCTTCTTCCGTGGCGCTTATCAAGGCTGGAAGAATTCGGTGCGACATAATTTAAGCTTGAACGAGTGTTTCATTAAACTGCCCAAAGGTTTGGGCAGACCAGGGAAGGGTCACTATTGGACGATCGATCCTTCGACGGAGTACATGTTCGAAGAGGGAAGTTTCCGTCGACGGCCACGAGGCTTCCGTCGCAAATGTCAAGCTCTGAAGCCACAGTATCCTCAATACTTCGCCGGAAGTGGTCCGGTCGGCGTTCAGCCGTCCGGTTACGAGAATCTAACACCTGGAAGCATGGAGTACGCGAATGGTTACCAGAATCAGTATCAGAATTACCAGGAGTACGCGATGTACGCGCCTGGAGCACCGGTGTCAGCCGATTGGGCCTACCCCGAGGCAACGTACAAGACCCCACCCATTGCGGAGGTAACTTACAAGACGACGGAAGTCACTTACAAGACTGGGGAACCGTCGGTCTACAGAAACGGTGAGATCGTGGCGTTCAAGAGCGAGCCAGGATACGCGTCCAGGAATCAGGATCAACTCGCCTACAAGGCGGCCACGGAAGGATTCTCTGTAAAGGATCATCAACATCATGCGGACTCTGTTTACAAAGAGAACGATACTATGATGACTTACAAGTGCCCGTCTAATCCGGTACCGACTACTCAAGCAACCGGACAGGATTATTACGTCGGCTACGGGCTTGCTGGCGTGAACAATACCGGGAACAATGTAAACGTCGCCATGCAAGGAATTCCGGAGCAGACTGGGAACAGTAGTCCTGTTGGAAACGTCAGCTCACCGCACAGCGGTTGTCAGACACCTGTAACGGATAACG GGATAAAGATGCAGTGTCCGAATTCGAATTCGAACAGTTCCGGGGGTGGACTGATCGACCGTAAACCGTCCTACTTTGGTCATCCGGCTGGATCGGTTACCTTGAGCTCGTTAAGCTCTCTAAGCTCTCTCAACTTGAGCAACATCGGTGGATTGAGTATATCAAACATACCCGGTACAGTTTCTTCGAACATTCATCACACGACTACCACACCACCGACGACGATGTATTACGATCAGATCAAGTACAGTATGTGA
- the LOC143305648 gene encoding importin-4 — translation MEEILLKLLVADNATIQQGTTELREAFKKPESTPALCQLIVTSTNSQIRQYAAVLLRKRYGKGKHWLKLPQHIRTEFKSVILQALVNEQEKFVKNAIAQLIGVIVKHELPTNGWPEVLQFVQQLVTSENLNDKELGTYTLSIMTEIAPDAYLTHVGSLAVLLAQTLNSLQDLGNPVAYYVLKIMQNLVPLVEGDQMMVNAYHQMMPRVMTTIQSLTATNEDKAIECFELLDELCENAVSVIAPHVKPLVSMCLAIASNKSLDDALRVKAVSFIGWLARTKKKAIIKHKLVEPIIDLLFNLMSTRPEDDNYEIYFSGDNEDNTPVTCATQTLDLLALNLPPEKLIPQLLHYIEPSLQGTDVYAKKASYLAMAVLAEGCSEYIRTKYLESFLRCTCQGITDSIPVVRNAALFALGQFSEHLQPDISQYSSELLPVLFEYLGQICAHIKQEKKEPPSVDRMFYALEMFCENLNESLLPYLPTLMERLFEILSADTPVHVRELSLSAIGSAAMASKENMLPYFERIVSILDSYLSEKQSEETMCLQVQAVDTLGVIARTIGDKNFAPLAGRSLNFGMKLLKETEDPDLKKSIYGLFASISTIMKKEIAAALPEIVDYMITSIQSSEGIVPHFKEDETSAFPVYEDLSENENENDEEDIENTDNEDDDDDDDVAGYSVENAYIEEKEEAILALKEIAEHTEEAFLPYLEKSFEETFKLINYPQEDIRKAVIDAILQFCINFSKINTNEGKEALLKALSVFIPKLSELIRLGDERTVAISGLDAYTELLKEIKSDVLVGEGHKDAIMNCVTDVMSGKTECQDQEEAEDVDTEAEQDELLIECAGDVLSNFGKIIPPEDFALYFQTVLPMLLERLKKNKSEAQRSFAVGTISECFSGLKHTVAAFIPQLLPIFLRLTDDPSAEVRNNAIYGIGELALHGKDAVYSHYPDILQVLSGAIAKESHAGARDNVVGAIARLIIANYSNLPLDQVFPVFVNQLPLKEDFEENKAVFRSILTLYQAGHSILQPHMQVLLKVAISVLHEDRATDDEAKNFVMEFSKSAQRDFPNEWNAAYAELPVDVATKIQRTFC, via the exons ATGGAGGAAATATTATTGAAGTTACTCGTAGCCGATAACGCAACAATACAACAG GGAACAACAGAGCTTAGAGAAGCTTTTAAAAAACCAGAGAGTACACCAGCATTATGTCAACTTATTGTTACTTCAACAAATTCTCAG ATACGACAGTACGCTGCTGTATTACTTAGAAAACGCTATGGAAAAGGAAAACACTGGTTAAAATTACCACAACATATACGTACTGAATTTAAATCAGTAATTTTACAa GCATTAGTAAATGAGcaagaaaaatttgtaaagaaTGCAATTGCACAATTAATTGGTGTAATTGTAAAACATGAATTGCCTACTAATGGATGGCCAGAGGTGTTACAGTTTGTGCAACAGCTAGTTACTAGTGAAAATTTAAATGATAAAGAG TTGGGAACCTATACTTTGTCAATTATGACAGAAATTGCACCCGATGCGTATCTTACTCATGTTGGTTCTCTTGCAGTTCTTTTGGCACAAACATTAAATAGTTTACAAGATTTGGGAAATCCTGTAGCGtattatgttttaaaaataatgcaGAACCTTGTTCCTTTGGTTGAAGGTGATCAAATG atGGTAAATGCTTATCATCAAATGATGCCTCGAGTAATGACTACAATTCAATCGCTTACCGCTACTAACGAAGATAAAGCAATCGAATGCTTTGAGCTATTAGATGAACTGTGTGAGAATGCAGTGTCTGTAATAGCACCTCATGTCAAACCTCTTGTCAGTATGTGCCTTGCTATTGCTAGTAATAAATCATTAGACGATGCTCTTAGAGTTAAAGCAGTTAGCTTTATTGGCTGGTTGGCTAGGACAAAAAAGAAAGCCATAATCAAACACAAACTAGTTGAACCCATTATAG ATCTCTTGTTCAATCTTATGTCTACACGACCCGAGGatgataattatgaaatttattttagcgGTGATAACGAAGATAATACACCTGTAACTTGTGCTACCCAAACTTTAGATCTACTTGCACTTAATTTACCGCCAGAGAAATTAATTCCTCAATTG TTGCATTACATTGAACCTAGTCTTCAAGGTACAGATGTATATGCAAAGAAAGCATCATATTTAGCGATGGCAGTGTTAGCAGAGGGTTGTTCAGAATATATCCGTACTAAATATCTTGAATCTTTCTTGCGTTGCACCTGTCAGGGAATTACCGATTCCATTCCCGTGGTACGCAATGCTGCACTGTTTGCTCTTGGACAGTTTTCTGAACATTTACAACCTGACATTTCCCAATATTCATCTGAATTATTACCGGTGTTATTCGAATATCTTGGTCAAATATGCGCTCATATTAAGCAAGAAAAGAAAGAGCCGCCTTCGGTTGATCGTATGTTTTATGCGCTGGAAATGTTCTGTGAAAACTTGAATGAAAGTCTTCTGCCATATTTACCAACTTTGATGGAAAGACTTTTTGAAATTCTAAGTGCAGATACTCCTGTTCATGTTAGAGAACTTTCTTTAAGCGCTATAGGTTCAGCTGCCATGGCAAGTAAAGAGAACATGTTGCCATACTTTGAAAGAATTGTTTCCATTCTTGATAGTTATCTTTCGGAGAAACAGTCAGAAGAAACCATGTGTCTTCAAGTACAAGCAGTTG ATACTCTTGGTGTAATTGCAAGAACGATAGGTGATAAAAATTTTGCACCTTTGGCTGGTAGGTCTCTTAATTTTggaatgaaattattgaaagaaACCGAAGATCCAGATTTGAAAAAGTCTATTTACGGATTGTTTGCTTCGATTAGTACTataatgaaaaaggaaattgcAGCTGCTCTTCCAGAAATCGTTGACTACATGATAACAAGCATACAAAGTTCAGAAGGCATAGTA CCTCACTTCAAAGAGGATGAAACCTCTGCTTTTCCCGTTTATGAAGATCttagtgaaaatgaaaatgaaaatgacgaAGAAGATATTGAAAACACAGATAATGAAgatgacgacgatgacgacgatgtCGCGGGTTATAGTGTTGAGAATGCATAcatcgaagaaaaagaagaagcaatTTTAGCGTTGAAAGAAATCGCAGAGCATACAGAGGAAGCATTTCTGCCGTATCTTGAAAAATCTTTTGAAGAaacattcaaattaattaattatccacAAGAAGATATTCGCAAAGCTGTGATCGATGCTATTCTACAATTTTGCATTAATTTCTCAAAAATTAATACTAACGAAGGAAAAGAGGCTTTATTGAAAGCTCTCTCTGTATTTATTCCAAAACTGTCGGAATTAATAAGATTAGGCGACGAACGAACAGTAGCTATTAGCGGTTTAGATGCTTACACAGAGcttttgaaagaaataaaatcagATGTTCTTGTTGGAGAAGGTCATAAAGATGCTATTATGAATTGTGTTACAGACGTAATGTCAG GTAAGACGGAATGTCAAGATCAGGAGGAAGCAGAAGATGTTGACACTGAAGCTGAGCAAGATGAATTACTAATTGAATGTGCCGGTGATGTGCTATctaatttcggaaaaataatcCCTCCAGAAGATTTTGCACTTTATTTCCAAACTGTCCTGCCGATGCTTTTAGAAAGATTG aaaaaaaataaatctgaAGCCCAAAGATCTTTTGCAGTTGGTACAATTTCAGAATGTTTCTCAGGGCTTAAACATACGGTAGCCGCATTCATACCTCAGTTGCTTCCTATATTTTTGAGGCTTACAGATGACCCAAGTGCTGAAGTTCGTAATAATGCGATCTATGGAATTGGTGAACTTGCATTACATGGAAAAGATGCAGTTTATTC aCATTACCCTGATATTTTACAAGTTTTATCAGGTGCGATTGCTAAGGAATCTCACGCAGGAGCTCGTGATAATGTAGTCGGTGCAATTGCACGACTTATCATCGCTAACTATTCTAATTTGCCTCTTGATCAAGTATTCCCAGTTTTTGTTAATCAGTTACCGTTAAAAGAAGATTTTGAAGAGAACAAGGCAGTGTTTAGAAGCATACTAACATTGTATCAAGCCGGTCATTCTATCTTACAACCTCATATGCAAGTATTACTGAAGGTAGCTATTAGCGTGTTACACGAGGATAGAGCTACCGATGATG AGGCAAAGAATTTTGTTATGGAATTTAGCAAATCCGCTCAGCGAGATTTCCCAAATGAATGGAATGCTGCATACGCCGAACTCCCGGTAGATGTTGCAACGAAGATTCAACGTACATTTTGTTAG